From the Amycolatopsis thermoflava N1165 genome, one window contains:
- a CDS encoding PDR/VanB family oxidoreductase → MTLEVTAREARAEGVVALTLSRPDGGRLPDWTPGAHIDLVLPNGLTRQYSLCGDRWDAHSYRIGVLREPAGRGGSAYVHDRLRPGDRVGVGGPRNNFPLVPSGRYLFVAGGIGITPLLPMIHQADLLGADWTLLYGGRRRASMAFTDELAAYGDRVHLVPEDEHGLLDLASWLGTPRPGTKVYCCGPAPLLAAVESACRDWPPFSLHVERFTAREQAPARDEPFEVELRRTGTTVTVTPGISVLEAVRGAGVDVLSSCRQGTCGTCETGVLAGVPDHRDSILADHERAAGEVMFVCVSRSCTDRLVLDL, encoded by the coding sequence GTGACCTTGGAGGTCACCGCCCGCGAAGCACGCGCCGAGGGGGTGGTGGCGCTGACCCTGTCCCGTCCGGACGGCGGCCGGCTGCCGGACTGGACCCCCGGCGCGCACATCGACCTCGTGCTGCCGAACGGGCTGACCCGGCAGTACTCGCTGTGCGGCGACCGTTGGGACGCGCACAGCTACCGCATCGGCGTGCTGCGCGAGCCCGCGGGTCGCGGCGGCTCGGCCTACGTGCACGACCGGCTGCGGCCTGGCGACCGCGTCGGCGTCGGCGGACCGCGCAACAACTTCCCGCTCGTGCCGTCCGGGCGCTACCTGTTCGTCGCGGGCGGCATCGGCATCACCCCACTGCTGCCGATGATCCACCAGGCCGACCTGCTCGGCGCCGACTGGACGCTGCTCTACGGCGGTCGCCGCCGCGCGTCGATGGCCTTCACCGACGAGCTCGCCGCGTACGGCGACCGCGTGCACCTGGTGCCCGAGGACGAACACGGCCTGCTCGACCTGGCGTCCTGGCTCGGCACCCCTCGCCCGGGCACGAAGGTCTACTGCTGCGGGCCCGCTCCCCTGCTGGCCGCCGTCGAATCCGCCTGCCGCGACTGGCCGCCGTTCTCGCTGCACGTCGAGCGCTTCACGGCACGCGAGCAGGCGCCGGCGCGGGACGAGCCGTTCGAGGTCGAGCTGCGGCGGACCGGCACGACCGTCACCGTCACGCCGGGGATCTCGGTGCTGGAAGCGGTGCGCGGCGCGGGCGTGGACGTGCTTTCGTCGTGCCGGCAGGGCACCTGCGGCACCTGCGAAACCGGTGTCCTGGCCGGAGTTCCGGACCACCGCGACTCGATCCTCGCCGACCACGAGCGGGCCGCGGGCGAGGTCATGTTCGTGTGCGTGTCCCGCTCGTGCACCGACCGCCTCGTCCTCGACCTGTGA
- a CDS encoding cytochrome P450, whose translation MITDDTDPFAPEVLAEPEPLHAKLRDAGPVVRLSRYDVYALARYEHVHAALVNWQDFSSAAGVGLADFHVEEPWRPPSLLLETDPPRHDAPRRVLSGILGPRALRKLREDWFAAAEDLVERALDTELDVVPALAEAFPLRVFPDAVGIGREGRENLLPYGNFAFNAFGPRNELVTSLAADMPRWSGWVNEQCARDRLTADGFGAAIWAAADRGEITHEQAPLVVRSLLTAGVDTTVHGLAAVLYAFATHPGEWDRLREQPRLARAAFDEAVRWQSPVQTFFRTATRDTRVADVTIPAGHKILMFLGAANRDPRRWADPDVFDLSRDPSGHVGFGMGLHQCVGQHVARLEAEALLTALAKRVRRFELLGPGTRHLNNTLRAWQSLPMRLHLTPPRR comes from the coding sequence GTGATCACCGACGACACCGACCCGTTCGCGCCCGAGGTCCTGGCCGAACCGGAACCCCTGCACGCCAAGCTGCGCGACGCCGGCCCGGTCGTGCGCCTGAGCCGCTACGACGTCTACGCCCTCGCCCGCTACGAGCACGTGCACGCCGCGCTGGTGAACTGGCAGGACTTCTCCTCCGCCGCGGGGGTCGGGCTGGCCGACTTCCACGTCGAGGAGCCGTGGCGGCCGCCCAGTCTGCTGCTTGAGACGGACCCGCCGCGCCACGACGCCCCGCGCCGGGTGCTGTCCGGCATCCTCGGCCCGCGCGCGCTGCGCAAGCTGCGGGAGGACTGGTTCGCCGCGGCCGAGGACCTGGTCGAGCGTGCGCTGGACACCGAACTGGACGTCGTCCCCGCGCTCGCCGAGGCGTTCCCGCTGCGGGTGTTCCCGGACGCGGTCGGGATCGGCCGCGAGGGGCGCGAGAACTTGTTGCCCTACGGCAACTTCGCCTTCAACGCGTTCGGCCCGCGCAACGAGCTGGTCACCTCGCTGGCCGCGGACATGCCGCGGTGGTCGGGGTGGGTGAACGAGCAGTGCGCCCGCGACCGCCTCACCGCCGACGGGTTCGGCGCGGCGATCTGGGCGGCCGCCGACCGCGGCGAGATCACCCACGAGCAGGCGCCGCTGGTGGTCCGGTCGCTGCTCACGGCCGGCGTGGACACGACGGTGCACGGGCTGGCCGCCGTGCTCTACGCCTTCGCCACCCACCCGGGCGAGTGGGACCGGCTGCGCGAGCAGCCCCGGCTGGCCCGGGCGGCCTTCGACGAGGCGGTGCGCTGGCAGTCGCCGGTGCAGACGTTCTTCCGCACGGCCACCAGGGACACCCGCGTCGCGGACGTGACCATCCCGGCCGGGCACAAGATCCTGATGTTCCTCGGCGCGGCGAACCGGGATCCGCGCCGCTGGGCCGATCCGGACGTCTTCGACCTGAGCCGCGACCCGTCCGGCCACGTCGGGTTCGGGATGGGCCTGCACCAGTGCGTGGGCCAGCACGTCGCCCGGCTGGAGGCCGAGGCGCTGCTGACCGCGCTGGCGAAGCGGGTGCGCCGGTTCGAACTGCTCGGGCCGGGCACCCGCCACCTGAACAACACGTTGCGCGCGTGGCAGTCACTGCCGATGCGGCTGCACCTCACTCCGCCGCGCCGGTGA